A window of the Gemmatimonadota bacterium genome harbors these coding sequences:
- the truA gene encoding tRNA pseudouridine(38-40) synthase TruA yields the protein MAERTLQLVLHYDGTEFAGWQVQPGRRTVQGVLEATLSGMAGAPVRVTGAGRTDAGVHARGQVAGITVAEHWTAEKMRRVLNEKLPEDLWVAAASEMRPRFHARFSATARRYSYAVGLDEGAASPFRRRWTLPWTRALDREVLDWCATRLVGMHTFRGFAVRGTAPTDDDHRCDVHLARWRPAAAGLPEGLVFDIKANRFLHHMVRFLVGTMLEVASGKRPKEDFTALLSADRNDEVSPPAPSVGLCLEEVTYPADLYLTP from the coding sequence ATGGCGGAGCGCACCCTCCAACTGGTCTTGCACTACGACGGCACCGAGTTCGCCGGCTGGCAGGTCCAACCCGGACGGCGCACCGTGCAAGGGGTCCTTGAGGCCACGTTGTCCGGCATGGCCGGGGCCCCTGTGCGCGTGACCGGGGCGGGCCGGACGGACGCGGGGGTGCATGCGCGAGGACAGGTCGCCGGGATCACCGTCGCCGAGCACTGGACGGCGGAGAAGATGCGGCGAGTCCTCAATGAGAAGCTCCCGGAGGATCTGTGGGTCGCGGCGGCCAGCGAGATGCGGCCGCGGTTCCACGCGCGTTTCAGTGCGACCGCTCGCCGCTACAGTTACGCGGTGGGGCTCGACGAGGGAGCTGCGTCGCCGTTCCGGCGGCGGTGGACGCTCCCTTGGACCCGGGCCCTCGACCGCGAGGTGCTCGATTGGTGCGCGACGCGGTTGGTGGGGATGCACACGTTCCGGGGCTTCGCCGTGCGCGGCACCGCGCCGACGGACGACGATCACAGGTGCGACGTGCATCTCGCCCGGTGGCGCCCGGCAGCAGCGGGGCTCCCGGAAGGGCTGGTGTTCGACATCAAGGCCAATCGGTTCCTGCACCACATGGTGCGTTTCCTGGTGGGCACGATGCTCGAGGTGGCGAGTGGCAAGCGGCCGAAGGAGGACTTCACCGCGCTGCTCTCCGCCGACCGGAATGACGAGGTGTCGCCCCCCGCGCCGTCGGTGGGGCTCTGCCTCGAGGAGGTCACCTATCCCGCCGACCTGTACCTGACGCCTTGA
- a CDS encoding GAF domain-containing protein produces MTARTLPSLAQALGSATDLDAALVSLAGAVAENDRDAQVALLRFDPRQGLVRERLAVRDGRVERAPLETSLEQLPRQVLRTVQDGGTFGDVGEEPPAYARLFKLGAADEGATVALRGIKVDGQLVAVLSLVEPKRVFGTRAVERVAPLAGLFELALARFHDREVRDEARKTLEEVTQRVHGEYLTRLSELERQVAHARLTASQPVVDPAEAVAREREEARRAEESRRTLRKLAALEHQLTASVGQLEQAHIELHRRSEALRSRTRTLYLLDRVMTLAAETKDPHRLSEGLLALVGDDMQSLRCSLFLVGKEPGTIYLAAARGLAPHVQIGKVVAIGHGVAGRVAERREPMLVVDAVDAKQQPLLGDDYLTTGSFISFPLVLHDELVGVVNLTNRAQQGLFVEEDVERVRMLGLVISLIASEARLPDRLHGSIRER; encoded by the coding sequence ATGACTGCGCGCACGCTCCCTTCGCTCGCCCAAGCCCTCGGCAGCGCCACCGACCTCGACGCCGCCCTCGTCTCACTCGCCGGCGCGGTCGCCGAGAACGACCGGGACGCGCAGGTCGCGCTGCTCCGGTTCGATCCGCGCCAGGGACTCGTCCGCGAGCGGCTCGCGGTCCGCGATGGACGCGTGGAACGGGCCCCCCTCGAGACCTCGCTCGAGCAGCTGCCGCGGCAGGTCCTGCGCACCGTGCAGGACGGCGGCACCTTCGGCGATGTCGGCGAGGAGCCGCCGGCGTACGCGCGACTCTTCAAGCTCGGGGCCGCCGACGAAGGGGCGACGGTGGCCCTCCGGGGAATCAAGGTCGATGGGCAGCTCGTCGCCGTGCTCTCGCTGGTCGAGCCCAAGCGGGTCTTCGGCACGCGGGCCGTCGAACGCGTGGCGCCGCTCGCCGGACTCTTCGAGCTCGCCCTCGCGCGCTTCCACGACCGCGAGGTGCGCGACGAGGCCCGGAAGACCCTCGAGGAGGTCACCCAGCGCGTCCACGGCGAGTACCTCACGCGGCTCTCGGAGCTGGAACGCCAGGTCGCGCACGCGCGGCTCACCGCCTCGCAGCCGGTGGTCGATCCGGCGGAGGCCGTCGCCCGCGAGCGCGAGGAGGCGCGTCGGGCGGAGGAGTCGCGCCGGACGTTGCGCAAGCTCGCGGCCCTCGAGCACCAGCTGACCGCCTCGGTCGGCCAGCTCGAGCAGGCGCACATCGAGCTCCATCGGCGCAGCGAGGCGCTGCGGTCGCGCACGCGGACGCTCTACCTGCTCGACCGGGTCATGACCCTCGCCGCCGAGACGAAGGACCCGCACCGGCTCTCGGAAGGACTCCTCGCGTTGGTGGGCGACGACATGCAGTCGCTCCGGTGCTCGCTCTTCCTCGTCGGGAAGGAGCCGGGGACGATCTACCTCGCCGCGGCGCGAGGCCTCGCGCCGCACGTGCAGATCGGCAAGGTGGTCGCCATCGGACATGGGGTCGCCGGTCGTGTCGCCGAGCGCCGCGAGCCGATGCTCGTGGTCGACGCCGTCGATGCGAAGCAGCAGCCGCTCCTCGGCGACGACTATCTGACCACCGGGTCGTTCATCTCGTTCCCGCTCGTGCTCCACGATGAGCTCGTCGGCGTGGTCAACCTGACCAATCGGGCCCAGCAGGGCCTGTTCGTCGAGGAGGACGTCGAGCGCGTGCGCATGCTCGGCCTCGTCATCTCGCTCATCGCGAGCGAGGCGCGGCTCCCGGACCGGCTTCACGGCTCCATCCGTGAGCGGTAG
- a CDS encoding HD domain-containing protein, which translates to MSDPKGTPPGGRASVARTGTMPTGAGLGEGTVRTIGRSWILGLYVALRNLKLYPVENAVVQKALDDLAGLSGDLIAGDGECEFRLAGEFIFLNSTRMKLDLDNYTSFSYILGRCRDAGVGLIRFHEKPAVRDWTILLSFLANPQGRGPAERFDALLKRLADTNVGVFEVTPPIEAADDPADAVETKERAKRTYQQSVSTTKEVINSVRMGASPNIKKIKRVVQGIVDQILAEETSLIGLTTIRDYDDYTFTHCVNVCIFSVALGRRLGLSRLQLYDLGFAGLFHDIGKSRVPIDIIRKPEMLNDDEWRLVAAHPWLGVLALFQLREQSEFPYRSMLVAYQHHMKRDLTGYPRSLRMQEMTFYSKIVAVADGFDAATTRRIYMSEALDPAEVLREMRDNPRRGMDPVVVKAFVALLGIYPVGTFVVLDTFELAIVHGANPLQDMISRPIVRIVSDALGNVQHPGALVDLAERDESGNFRRTIIKTGDPERYGVRVGDYFL; encoded by the coding sequence ATGAGCGACCCCAAGGGCACGCCGCCGGGCGGGCGCGCGTCGGTCGCGCGCACCGGCACCATGCCGACGGGCGCCGGCCTGGGTGAGGGGACCGTGCGGACGATCGGGCGCAGCTGGATCCTCGGTCTCTACGTCGCGCTCCGCAACCTCAAGCTGTATCCGGTCGAGAACGCCGTCGTACAGAAGGCGCTCGACGACCTCGCGGGGCTGTCGGGTGACCTCATCGCGGGCGACGGCGAGTGCGAGTTCCGGCTCGCGGGGGAGTTCATCTTCCTGAATTCGACCCGCATGAAGCTCGACCTCGACAACTACACGAGCTTCTCGTACATCCTCGGCCGCTGCCGCGACGCGGGCGTGGGCCTCATCCGGTTCCACGAGAAGCCCGCGGTCCGCGACTGGACGATCCTCCTGTCGTTCCTCGCGAACCCGCAGGGGCGCGGGCCGGCCGAGCGTTTCGATGCGCTCCTCAAGCGGCTCGCCGACACCAACGTCGGCGTCTTCGAGGTCACGCCGCCCATCGAGGCCGCCGACGATCCGGCGGACGCCGTCGAGACCAAGGAACGCGCCAAGCGGACCTACCAGCAGTCGGTCAGCACCACGAAGGAAGTGATCAACTCGGTGCGCATGGGCGCGAGCCCGAACATCAAGAAGATCAAGCGCGTGGTGCAGGGCATCGTCGACCAGATCCTCGCCGAGGAGACGTCGCTGATCGGGTTGACGACGATCCGCGACTACGACGACTACACGTTCACGCACTGCGTCAACGTCTGCATCTTCTCCGTCGCGCTTGGCCGCCGTCTCGGGCTCTCCCGCCTGCAGCTGTACGACCTCGGCTTCGCCGGGCTCTTCCACGACATCGGCAAGTCGCGCGTGCCCATCGACATCATCCGGAAGCCGGAGATGCTGAACGACGACGAGTGGCGGCTGGTCGCCGCGCACCCGTGGCTGGGCGTGCTCGCGCTCTTCCAGCTCCGGGAGCAGTCGGAGTTCCCGTACCGGTCGATGCTCGTCGCGTACCAGCATCACATGAAGCGCGATCTCACCGGCTACCCGCGGTCGCTGCGGATGCAGGAGATGACGTTCTACAGCAAGATCGTCGCGGTCGCCGACGGGTTCGACGCGGCGACGACGCGCCGCATCTACATGTCGGAGGCGCTCGACCCGGCCGAGGTGCTGCGGGAGATGCGCGACAACCCGCGCCGCGGCATGGATCCGGTGGTGGTCAAGGCCTTCGTCGCACTGCTCGGCATCTACCCGGTGGGCACGTTCGTCGTGCTCGACACCTTCGAACTCGCGATCGTGCATGGGGCGAACCCGCTCCAGGACATGATCTCGCGCCCCATCGTGCGCATCGTCAGCGACGCGCTCGGCAACGTCCAACACCCGGGCGCGCTCGTCGACCTCGCCGAGCGCGACGAGTCGGGGAACTTCCGTCGGACCATCATCAAGACGGGCGACCCCGAACGGTACGGGGTGCGCGTCGGGGACTACTTCCTCTGA
- a CDS encoding tryptophan synthase subunit alpha: MSRSLSGHLATLRAAHRRALVCYVTAGHPDRAASLRLLRELPAAGCDVLEVGVPFSDPLADGPVIQGSSQQALERGMTLEGALALVAEARPAVPVVLFSYLNPLLAAGPEVLTRAAASGVQGVLVTDLPVGADPAREAWLGAGPLEFVRLVAPTTPRERMAEIVKHGRGFVYLISRMGVTGVQPKVAADLPRSLADLRAVCDLPICVGFGISTPEQAEQVGALADGVVVGSALVQAADQHGVDAALTLVRDLRAALDRIPA; encoded by the coding sequence CTGAGTCGCTCGCTCTCGGGTCATCTCGCGACGCTGCGCGCGGCGCATCGCCGTGCCCTCGTCTGCTACGTCACGGCCGGCCACCCGGACCGCGCGGCCTCGCTCCGACTTCTGCGGGAGCTGCCGGCGGCCGGCTGCGATGTCCTAGAGGTCGGCGTCCCGTTCTCCGACCCGCTCGCGGACGGGCCGGTCATCCAGGGGAGTTCGCAGCAGGCGCTCGAGCGGGGGATGACGCTCGAGGGGGCGCTCGCGCTCGTCGCCGAGGCCCGGCCTGCGGTGCCGGTGGTGCTCTTCAGCTACTTGAACCCCTTGCTCGCCGCGGGGCCGGAGGTACTCACGCGAGCCGCGGCGTCGGGCGTGCAGGGCGTGCTCGTGACCGACCTTCCCGTGGGGGCGGATCCGGCGCGCGAGGCGTGGCTCGGCGCGGGGCCCCTCGAGTTCGTGCGCCTCGTCGCCCCGACCACGCCGCGTGAACGGATGGCCGAGATCGTGAAGCATGGGCGCGGCTTCGTCTACCTCATCAGCCGCATGGGCGTGACGGGGGTGCAGCCGAAGGTCGCGGCGGACCTGCCGCGGAGCCTCGCGGACCTCCGCGCCGTCTGTGACCTCCCCATCTGCGTCGGCTTCGGCATCTCCACGCCGGAACAGGCCGAACAGGTCGGCGCGCTTGCCGATGGTGTCGTCGTCGGCAGTGCGCTCGTGCAAGCGGCCGACCAACATGGCGTCGACGCGGCGCTCACCCTCGTGCGCGACCTGCGGGCCGCCCTCGACCGGATCCCCGCGTGA
- the trpD gene encoding anthranilate phosphoribosyltransferase, which produces MSGSVIQAVLRTLAAGERLDGEGAAAVFRVVMSGEASPAQMAALLMGLRVRGETSSEVAGAARALREAMTRLDVPTPDSLVDTCGTGGGTVTTFNISTAAALLAAGAGVRIAKHGNRSFTSRSGSADVLEALGVAIDVPVERMRRVLDDAGIVFMFAPTMHPAMRHVGPVRRELAIQTVMNLVGPLANPAGAGRQVVGVADPARLELIAGALSELGTAHSLVVHGAPGMDEISPLGPTTVLELKEGRIARWSIDPAALGFRDVDASDLVGGEPAQNALVIERVLMGKGPPGAEAAVLLNAAAAIYVAGLASSIEAGLHAARAALGAGKGWDALGRLRAATATHR; this is translated from the coding sequence GTGAGCGGTAGCGTCATCCAGGCGGTCCTCCGGACGCTGGCCGCGGGGGAGAGGCTGGACGGGGAAGGGGCAGCGGCGGTGTTCCGGGTCGTCATGTCCGGCGAGGCGAGCCCGGCGCAGATGGCGGCGCTGCTGATGGGGCTCCGCGTGCGCGGCGAGACCTCAAGCGAGGTCGCCGGGGCCGCCCGCGCGCTGCGCGAAGCGATGACGCGACTGGATGTCCCGACGCCCGACTCCCTGGTCGACACCTGCGGTACCGGTGGTGGCACGGTCACCACGTTCAACATCTCCACTGCGGCGGCCCTCCTGGCGGCCGGCGCCGGCGTCCGGATCGCGAAGCACGGCAACCGCTCCTTCACCTCCCGGTCCGGGAGCGCCGACGTGCTCGAGGCGCTGGGCGTCGCGATCGACGTGCCGGTGGAGAGGATGCGGCGGGTGCTCGACGACGCCGGCATCGTCTTCATGTTCGCGCCGACCATGCACCCGGCGATGCGTCACGTCGGTCCGGTCCGCCGGGAACTCGCGATCCAGACGGTCATGAACCTGGTGGGTCCGTTGGCGAACCCCGCCGGGGCGGGGCGTCAGGTCGTCGGAGTCGCGGATCCCGCGCGGCTCGAGCTGATCGCCGGGGCGCTGAGCGAGCTCGGGACCGCGCACTCGCTCGTGGTGCACGGGGCGCCAGGGATGGACGAGATCTCGCCGCTCGGTCCGACCACGGTCCTGGAGCTGAAGGAGGGCCGCATCGCCAGGTGGAGCATCGATCCCGCCGCGCTGGGGTTCCGCGACGTCGATGCTTCCGATCTCGTCGGCGGAGAGCCGGCGCAGAATGCGCTGGTGATCGAGCGCGTGCTCATGGGGAAGGGGCCTCCGGGGGCGGAGGCGGCGGTGCTGCTGAATGCGGCTGCGGCGATCTACGTCGCGGGCCTGGCCTCATCGATCGAGGCCGGACTCCACGCGGCCCGCGCGGCGCTCGGCGCGGGCAAGGGGTGGGACGCGCTCGGCCGACTGCGGGCCGCCACCGCGACGCACCGATGA
- a CDS encoding HEAT repeat domain-containing protein, whose translation MSTPLAPDTEKEAPPFAPSIVEDMFKLLDKGVRAHQLYMHNNPTYLKALENVKRSFGPLWEQTDTLTITVTETQFTWSGVVVHASPEKSGDSIPWLLFKDGLREFTWTTGFEESELEKFMALLPRVRRATAAEDDLLTMLWEQDFTCMRYRYVELNDPSAPMDPAAEPGKWPAPLGRSHEPLSNAIDEARDEQSQEQTQEGGAAPSRQSGVVRMEDFDSTLYFLDANEIEYLRQETTREYDLDLRRLVLCALLDIFELQVDPLVRTEVANDLEALVLHLLSAGQFSSVAFLLREVGATMQRARELTPQDKDRFGRLADRLSHPDALAQMLQALEESATLPPKDDLAQLFGQLKPTALAVVLDSIDRTQNVGLRPLLEASAERLAQSNTGELVRLVKDAKPAVAREAIRRAGAMRTAAAVPSLGEVLGSGAERPLRAAAVTALTEIGTPGALSALETALNDEDRDIRIATIRALMARTHRPALAKVDALVKGKGVKDADRTERIALFELYGTICGDGGITFLDGLLNAKGGLFARKEDPELRACAALALGRIGSAASRAVLEKAVGEKEVIVKSAVSRALKGGAA comes from the coding sequence GTGAGCACCCCGCTCGCGCCCGACACGGAGAAGGAAGCGCCGCCGTTCGCGCCTTCCATCGTCGAGGACATGTTCAAGCTCCTCGACAAGGGTGTGCGGGCGCATCAGCTGTACATGCACAATAACCCGACCTACCTGAAGGCGCTCGAGAACGTGAAGCGGTCGTTCGGCCCGCTCTGGGAGCAGACCGACACGCTGACGATCACCGTGACCGAGACGCAGTTCACGTGGAGCGGGGTCGTCGTGCACGCGTCGCCGGAGAAGAGCGGTGACTCGATCCCGTGGCTCCTCTTCAAGGACGGCCTGCGCGAGTTCACCTGGACGACGGGATTCGAGGAGTCCGAGCTCGAGAAGTTCATGGCGCTGCTCCCGCGCGTGCGCCGCGCGACCGCGGCCGAGGATGACCTGCTCACGATGCTGTGGGAGCAGGACTTCACGTGCATGCGCTATCGCTACGTCGAGCTCAACGACCCTTCCGCGCCGATGGACCCGGCCGCCGAGCCCGGCAAGTGGCCCGCGCCGCTCGGGCGGTCGCATGAACCGCTCAGCAACGCGATCGATGAGGCCAGGGACGAGCAGTCGCAGGAGCAGACGCAGGAGGGCGGGGCCGCGCCATCGCGCCAGTCGGGCGTGGTGCGCATGGAGGACTTCGACTCGACGCTCTACTTCCTCGATGCGAACGAGATCGAGTACCTCCGGCAGGAGACGACGCGCGAGTACGATCTGGACCTCCGCCGTCTCGTCCTCTGCGCGTTGCTGGACATCTTCGAGCTGCAGGTCGACCCGCTCGTGCGCACCGAGGTCGCGAACGACCTCGAGGCCCTCGTGCTGCACCTGCTCTCGGCTGGCCAGTTCTCGAGCGTCGCCTTCCTGCTGCGCGAGGTCGGCGCGACGATGCAGCGCGCACGCGAGCTCACGCCGCAGGACAAGGATCGCTTCGGGCGGCTCGCCGACCGGCTCAGCCATCCCGATGCGCTCGCGCAGATGCTGCAGGCGCTGGAGGAATCGGCGACTCTGCCGCCGAAGGACGACCTCGCACAACTCTTCGGGCAGCTCAAGCCGACCGCGCTCGCGGTGGTGCTCGACTCCATCGATCGCACGCAGAACGTGGGGCTGCGGCCGCTGCTCGAGGCCTCGGCGGAGCGACTGGCGCAGTCCAACACAGGCGAACTCGTGCGCTTGGTGAAGGACGCCAAGCCGGCGGTCGCGCGCGAGGCCATCCGCCGCGCCGGGGCGATGCGCACGGCGGCCGCGGTGCCCTCGCTCGGCGAGGTGCTCGGGAGCGGCGCCGAACGCCCCCTTCGCGCCGCCGCGGTGACCGCCCTGACCGAGATCGGCACGCCGGGTGCGCTCTCGGCGCTCGAAACCGCGCTGAACGACGAGGATCGTGACATCCGCATCGCGACGATCCGCGCCCTCATGGCACGCACGCACCGGCCGGCGCTGGCGAAGGTCGACGCGCTCGTGAAGGGGAAGGGCGTCAAGGACGCCGACCGCACCGAACGCATCGCGCTCTTCGAGCTGTACGGCACGATCTGCGGCGACGGCGGGATCACGTTCCTCGATGGATTGCTGAACGCGAAAGGCGGGCTCTTCGCGCGCAAGGAGGACCCGGAACTGCGCGCCTGCGCGGCGCTCGCGCTCGGGCGCATCGGCTCCGCCGCCTCACGCGCGGTGCTCGAGAAGGCGGTCGGGGAGAAGGAGGTCATCGTGAAGAGCGCGGTCTCGCGGGCGCTCAAGGGCGGTGCCGCATGA
- the trpB gene encoding tryptophan synthase subunit beta produces MSSATTDRFGAFGGRYVPETLIPALDELEAALASALADPAFQAELDHLLSTYVGRPSALTEAPRLSAHIGAPVWLKREDLNHTGAHKINNALAQALLAKRMGKQRIIAETGAGQHGVATATVCARLGLTCVVYMGEEDMRRQQLNVFRMRLMGATVVPVTAGTRTLKDATSEAIRDWVSTCTDSHYIIGSVVGPSPYPRMVRDFQAIIGREARAQMLERAGRLPRSVIACVGGGSNAMGIFHAFTGDAGVELIGVEAAGEGIETGRHSASLSLGVPGVLHGTLSYLLQDANGQVHPAHSISAGLDYPGVGPEHAYLKDSGRATYVAVTDDEALGGFELMSRLEGIIPALETSHAIAWMAAQRGRWAADEPVLLCVSGRGDKDVAQVAPMLEVRGTP; encoded by the coding sequence ATGAGTTCGGCCACGACCGATCGGTTCGGAGCATTCGGCGGGCGCTACGTGCCCGAGACGCTGATCCCCGCGCTCGACGAGCTCGAGGCGGCGCTCGCTTCGGCGCTCGCGGACCCTGCCTTCCAGGCGGAGCTGGACCATCTCCTCTCGACGTACGTGGGCCGCCCCTCCGCACTCACCGAGGCGCCGCGGCTGTCGGCGCACATCGGTGCACCCGTGTGGCTCAAGCGCGAGGACCTCAACCACACGGGCGCGCACAAGATCAACAATGCGCTCGCGCAGGCGCTGCTCGCCAAGCGGATGGGGAAGCAGCGGATCATCGCCGAGACCGGCGCGGGGCAGCACGGCGTCGCCACGGCGACGGTCTGCGCACGCCTCGGGCTCACCTGTGTCGTGTACATGGGTGAGGAGGACATGCGCCGCCAGCAGCTCAACGTCTTCCGCATGCGCCTGATGGGGGCGACGGTGGTCCCGGTGACGGCGGGAACGCGCACGCTGAAGGACGCGACGAGCGAGGCGATCCGCGACTGGGTCAGCACCTGCACCGACTCGCACTACATCATCGGCAGCGTGGTCGGTCCGTCGCCGTATCCGCGCATGGTGCGCGACTTCCAGGCGATCATCGGGCGCGAGGCGCGGGCCCAGATGCTCGAGCGTGCCGGCCGTCTTCCGCGCAGCGTGATCGCGTGCGTGGGCGGCGGCTCGAACGCGATGGGCATCTTCCACGCGTTCACCGGGGATGCGGGAGTGGAGCTGATCGGCGTTGAGGCCGCGGGCGAGGGCATCGAGACCGGCCGTCACTCGGCGTCGCTCAGCTTGGGTGTGCCCGGCGTGTTGCACGGGACCCTGAGTTACCTGCTGCAGGACGCGAACGGGCAGGTGCACCCGGCGCACTCGATCTCCGCCGGCCTCGACTATCCCGGCGTCGGGCCGGAGCATGCGTACCTCAAGGACTCGGGGCGCGCGACCTACGTCGCGGTCACTGACGACGAGGCGCTTGGCGGGTTCGAGCTAATGAGCCGACTGGAAGGGATCATCCCGGCGCTCGAGACCTCGCATGCCATCGCCTGGATGGCGGCCCAGCGGGGCCGCTGGGCCGCCGACGAGCCGGTGCTGCTCTGCGTCAGCGGCCGTGGGGACAAGGATGTCGCGCAGGTCGCGCCGATGCTCGAGGTCCGGGGCACGCCGTGA
- a CDS encoding phosphoribosylanthranilate isomerase, with product MHAPDLKFCGLTRAEDAAIAAELDARFAGAIFAHGPRLLDAPRARTMFAGLEGSAVQRVGVFVLREVDEVLRIADAVQLHVLQLHGGGTPDSVLTLRERYAGAIWVVMRVSGATVERVDPEVLAAVDGVVLDTAVGGRSGGTGVAFDWAASVPAVAALRDRTMVMLAGGLRPENVREAVRTLAPAAVDVSSGVEVSPGIKDHGLMRAFAQAARLREV from the coding sequence GTGCACGCGCCTGACCTCAAGTTCTGCGGCCTCACCCGGGCCGAGGATGCCGCGATCGCGGCCGAGCTCGACGCGCGGTTTGCCGGGGCGATCTTCGCGCACGGTCCGCGGCTGCTCGACGCTCCGCGCGCGCGCACGATGTTCGCCGGCCTCGAGGGGAGTGCGGTGCAGCGGGTCGGCGTCTTCGTCTTGCGCGAGGTCGACGAGGTGTTGCGGATCGCGGACGCGGTCCAGCTCCATGTGCTACAATTGCACGGTGGCGGAACGCCAGACAGCGTTCTAACGTTGCGAGAACGGTATGCGGGAGCGATCTGGGTCGTCATGCGCGTGTCGGGCGCGACCGTCGAGCGGGTCGATCCGGAGGTGCTCGCGGCGGTCGATGGGGTGGTGCTCGATACGGCGGTCGGCGGGCGTTCAGGCGGCACAGGGGTGGCCTTCGATTGGGCCGCGTCGGTCCCGGCCGTGGCGGCACTCCGCGACCGGACGATGGTGATGCTGGCCGGCGGCCTGCGGCCGGAGAACGTGAGGGAGGCGGTGCGGACGCTCGCACCCGCGGCAGTGGATGTCAGTTCCGGCGTCGAGGTGTCGCCGGGCATCAAGGACCATGGGCTGATGCGGGCGTTCGCCCAAGCGGCGCGCCTGCGCGAGGTGTGA
- a CDS encoding indole-3-glycerol-phosphate synthase: protein MPEAQATPQWVPPAGPLGELTASSETRARQVAADRDRIRGLEARADAMPVPPAFAQALRGPRVRVIAELKRRSPSKGVINDAIDAPARATAYAAGGAAALSVLTEPTRFGGSLEDLEAVRAAVALPLLRKDFITHEVQLLEARAAGASAVLLIARALPAERLRALAAVAHARRLECLVEVRTEAELLVALSVPGAIVGVNNRDLETLRIDEATGIRLLPLVPPDRVAVYESGVTSVVGVERAAAAGADAVLVGSVLSAAEDGAAAVRALSGVERRARA, encoded by the coding sequence TTGCCCGAAGCACAAGCCACCCCTCAATGGGTCCCACCGGCCGGTCCCCTCGGCGAACTCACTGCGAGTTCGGAGACGCGGGCCCGACAGGTGGCGGCCGACCGCGACCGGATCCGTGGGCTCGAGGCGAGGGCAGATGCGATGCCGGTCCCGCCCGCGTTCGCGCAGGCGTTGCGCGGCCCTCGCGTCCGGGTGATCGCCGAACTCAAACGGCGCTCCCCGAGCAAGGGCGTGATCAACGACGCGATCGATGCCCCGGCGCGGGCCACGGCGTATGCCGCCGGCGGAGCCGCCGCGCTCTCGGTGCTCACCGAGCCCACGCGCTTCGGTGGCTCGCTCGAGGACCTCGAGGCCGTGCGCGCCGCGGTCGCGCTGCCACTGCTCCGGAAGGACTTCATTACCCACGAGGTCCAGCTCCTCGAGGCGCGCGCGGCCGGCGCGTCGGCGGTGCTGCTGATCGCGCGCGCGCTGCCGGCGGAGCGGCTCCGTGCGTTGGCCGCCGTCGCACATGCGCGCCGGCTCGAGTGTCTCGTCGAGGTGCGCACCGAGGCGGAACTGCTCGTGGCGCTCTCGGTGCCGGGTGCGATCGTCGGCGTGAACAACCGGGATCTCGAGACGCTGAGGATCGACGAGGCGACGGGGATCCGGCTCCTGCCCCTCGTGCCTCCGGACCGGGTGGCGGTCTACGAGAGCGGGGTGACGAGCGTCGTCGGGGTGGAACGGGCCGCGGCGGCGGGGGCGGACGCCGTGCTCGTCGGGTCGGTGCTCTCGGCCGCGGAGGACGGCGCCGCCGCGGTCCGTGCGCTCTCGGGCGTCGAGCGCCGTGCACGCGCCTGA
- the lexA gene encoding transcriptional repressor LexA, whose protein sequence is MPLTKRQRQILDFLTSYAGEHGYAPSFEEIAEQFNYNSLATVHEHLSNLERKGYIKRSYNESRAIEILPSDIFPKAIELQVMGAVAAGVPIEAFETHETIAVPDDFVRRAGNHYVLKVRGNSMIEDQISDGDYVVVHDRPSADNGEMVIAMVEDAGATVKRYYRERDGRIRLQPANATMTPIYVHESQVRVQGIVVGVMRRY, encoded by the coding sequence ATGCCGCTCACCAAGCGCCAGCGCCAGATCCTGGACTTCCTCACCAGCTACGCCGGTGAGCACGGATATGCTCCGAGCTTCGAGGAGATCGCTGAACAGTTCAACTATAACTCACTCGCCACGGTGCACGAGCACCTGTCGAACCTCGAGCGGAAGGGCTACATCAAGCGCTCGTACAACGAGAGCCGCGCGATCGAGATCCTCCCGTCGGACATCTTCCCGAAGGCGATCGAGCTCCAGGTAATGGGCGCTGTCGCGGCCGGTGTCCCGATCGAGGCCTTCGAGACCCACGAGACGATCGCCGTTCCCGACGATTTCGTGCGGCGTGCTGGCAACCACTACGTGCTCAAGGTCCGCGGGAACTCGATGATCGAGGACCAGATCTCCGACGGCGACTACGTCGTCGTGCACGATCGGCCGTCGGCGGACAACGGGGAGATGGTGATCGCGATGGTCGAGGACGCGGGCGCGACCGTGAAGCGGTACTACCGGGAGCGGGACGGGCGCATCCGGCTCCAGCCGGCGAACGCGACCATGACGCCGATCTACGTGCACGAGAGCCAGGTGCGCGTGCAGGGGATCGTGGTCGGGGTGATGCGGAGGTACTAG